In Gopherus flavomarginatus isolate rGopFla2 chromosome 5, rGopFla2.mat.asm, whole genome shotgun sequence, one DNA window encodes the following:
- the CLMN gene encoding calmin gives MAGHEWDWFQREELIGQISDIRVQNLQVERENVQKRTFTRWINLHLEKCNPPLEVKDLFLDIQDGKILMALLEVLSGQNLLHEYKSSTHRIFRLNNIAKALKFLEDSNVKLVSIDAAEIVDGNSSLVLGLIWNIILFFQIKELTGNLNRNSSSSSLSSGPSGADSDTSHPSTPNIERSMSLSVKDQRKAIRALLTWVQRKTRKYGVAVQDFASSWRSGLAFLAIIKAIDSNLVDMKQALEKSARENLEDAFSIAQDHLGVPRLLEPEDVMVESPDEQSIMTYVAQFLEHFQEIEGEDFSDPDKKIPIETTYVHIKDAPSEQEGKILILNENGERTYTVSHERSHSPPTRVCVHDLPEKLQSETADEEFNDKLNQLLSDNSQRVSEESLVLLSAEEPQRPTSLQITGSVSFESSSSWEVLSDKLIQNEGSISDDQLKQNDDLSATILPDQKNAVDTVDSESSSEEEMSPECNNEIKDSLVNKTWDSCSLSPLSQTSDAHTNEPTNLVENTEPITSTFLQENASKEEDIRKYVLCLLDEEMSKKLPDEYEHPKQSPVFQTVQDTNCSSKDSDLKGQMEISLSCKSENSTPPVTKIPENLDSPSEDGSSAKMSPNSLKVSVIPHDLFYYPHYNVPISAVLEAFAKPSAASYVSENSKICGELPMNYLHEEEPLVLNNERDILDPGVQTNLSVSPAELVAEDIEEEKVGPDSPTKSSSEKVQAARIRKNVELKEDSSIFTNSQDSTNPENLEVMVDQLEDIASAMLRSEISSKRKEKKKNVIQAENFQTSETGTTQLPDKQKEEIIDYQEFSRVSYSDSSVYLRKRISNPSEKEHVSENKQKNIDMDESTNLLIIRKKKDLEAPENAIPPLEPPCVEQPELFYFIVFLWVLVYCLLLLPHLVSNKF, from the exons TGGAGAGGGAAAATGTGCAGAAGAGAACCTTTACCAGGTGGATAAATCTACATTTGGAGAAG TGCAATCCTCCTCTGGAAGTGAAAGATTTGTTTCTTGATATTCAAGATGGGAAAATCTTGATGGCTTTGCTGGAGGTCCTGTCGGGGCAAAATCTG CTGCATGAATATAAGTCCTCAACTCATCGTATTTTTCGGTTGAACAACATAGCTAAAGCGCTGAAGTTTTTGGAAGATAGTAAT GTAAAACTGGTTAGCATTGATGCAGCAGAAATAGTGGATGGAAACTCTTCTCTGGTACTTGGACTAATATGGAATATAATCCTGTTTTTTCAG ATTAAAGAACTGACAGGCAATCTCAATAGGAACTCCTCCTCTTCCAGCCTGTCATCTGGGCCCAGCGGGGCTGACTCAGACACATCTCATCCGAGCACTCCTAATATAGAGAGAAGCATGTCTCTTTCAGTGAAGGATCAGCGGAAAGCAATCAGAGCCCTTTTAACCTGGGTTCAAAGGAAAACCAGAAA aTATGGTGTTGCAGTTCAAGATTTTGCCAGCAGTTGGCGGAGTGGCCTTGCTTTCTTAGCTATAATAAAAGCAATAGATTCCAACTTGGTAGACATGAAGCAAGCTTTGGAGAAGTCAGCTCGGGAAAACTTAGAGGATGCTTTCAGCATAGCACAAGATCATCTTGGTGTTCCTAGACTTCTGGAGCCAGAAG ATGTAATGGTTGAGTCACCTGATGAACAATCAATTATGACGTATGTGGCACAATTTCTGGAGCATTTCCAAGAGATAGAAGGG GAAGATTTTTCAGATCCTGATAAGAAAATCCCAATTGAAACCACATATGTCCATATCAAAGACGCACCTTCAGAACAAGAGGGCAAGATCTTGATATTGAATGAAAATGGAGAACGTACATACACTGTTAGCCATGAAAGGAGCCACTCTCCTCCTACAAGGGTTTGTGTCCATGATTTGCCCGAGAAGCTCCAGTCAGAAACTGCAGATGAAGAATTTAATGACAAATTGAATCAACTGTTATCAGATAATTCACAAAGAGTCTCAGAAGAGTCATTGGTTTTGTTGTCTGCAGAAGAACCTCAGAGGCCTACCTCTTTGCAGATTACAGGATCTGTCAGTTTTGAATCCAGTTCCTCTTGGGAAGTTCTTAGTGATAAACTGATTCAGAATGAAGGGAGCATATCTGATGATCAACTGAAACAGAATGATGACCTTTCAGCAACTATTTTACCTGATCAGAAAAATGCTGTTGACACAGTTGATTCAGAATCATCTTCTGAAGAAGAGATGTCTCCTGAATGCAACAATGAAATCAAGGACTCACTAGTCAACAAAACATGGGATAGTTGTTCTTTGAGCCCATTATCTCAGACTTCAGATGCACATACAAATGAACCAACAAATCTAGTAGAAAACACTGAACCCATAACTTCAACTTTTCTACAGGAAAATGCTTCCAAAGAAGAGGATATACGTAAATATGTTTTGTGTCTACTAGATGAAGAAATGTCTAAAAAACTTCCAGATGAGTATGAACATCCAAAACAATCACCTGTTTTTCAGACAGTACAAGATACCAATTGTTCATCCAAGGATTCTGATCTCAAAGGTCAAATGGAAATATCTTTGTCTTGCAAATCTGAAAATTCAACCCCTCCAGTTACAAAAATTCCTGAGAATCTCGATAGTCCTAGTGAAGATGGATCTTCAGCTAAAATGTCACCAAATTCTTTGAAAGTTTCTGTAATTCCCCACGATCTTTTCTACTACCCACATTACAATGTTCCCATATCAGCAGTTTTGGAAGCTTTTGCTAAGCCTAGTGCTGCCTCTTATGTTTCTGAAAACAGCAAAATCTGTGGTGAGCTAccaatgaattatttgcatgaaGAGGAGCCATTGGTACTAAACAATGAAAGAGACATTCTGGACCCAGGTGTGCAAACCAACCTGAGTGTCTCTCCAGCAGAATTAGTTGCTGAGGACATAGAAGAGGAGAAAGTAGGTCCTGACAGTCCCACTAAGTCCTCCTCTGAAAAAGTACAGGCTGCCCGAATAAGAAAGAATGTGGAACTCAAGGAAGATAGCAGCATATTCACAAACTCTCAAGATTCTACAAATCCAGAAAATCTTGAG GTCATGGTAGATCAGTTGGAGGATATAGCATCAGCAATGTTGAGATCAGAAATAAGCagtaaaaggaaggaaaaaaagaaaaatgtgatcCAAGCAGAAAACTTTCAGACTTCAGAAACTGGGACTACACAGTTACCTGATaaacaaaaagaagaaatcaTTGATTATCAGGAGTTTTCCAG gGTTAGCTACAGTGACTCTAGTGTTTACCTCCGAAAAAGGATTTCTAATCCCAGTGAAAAG GAACACGTTagtgaaaacaaacagaagaacatAGACATGGATGAAAGCACAAATCTGTTAATTATCAG GAAGAAAAAAGATTTGGAGGCTCCGGAGAATGCTATTCCACCTCTTGAGCCTCCATGTGTAGAGCAACCCGAGTTATTTTACTTCATTGTTTTCCTCTGGGTGCTGGTCTACTGCCTGTTGCTCCTTCCGCATCTTGTTAGCAACAAATTTTGA